The genome window GAAAATGGATTTTCATATCAACCATCATCGCAATAGTTTGTATGTAAATGCAATTACTCCACTTGTTAATGACACAATAATTCAGCCTGTATTTAAGAAACACAACTTTATTCAATTTTACAATAAAAGGATTTGTATAATAGATAGTACATTTAGTATTCCTGTTAATGATGTTAAGGTGCATTTAGATTTACTTGTTGTAAGTGATAATGCACAAATAGATTTGAAAACCATAAAACGTTATTTTATTTTTGATACACTTATTTTAGATTCATCTAATTCGTTATATTATACAAACAAATGGGAGACAGTGTGTAAGGAAAGTGGAGTCAAGTTTTACTCGGTTTTGAAGAGTGGAGCTTATATAGAAAATTTATAACATGTTTAGCAAAGGCGATAAAGTTGGTTTTTTAAATGAACGCGGAGGTGGTACTTTTGTGAAGTATGTGTCCAAATTAGTTGCTCTTGTTGAGATTGATAATGGATTTGAAATTGAATACGAAATAAAATACTTGGTTCCGGTTAAAACAGACTATAGTAAGCCCACAGTAGAGCAGCTCTATTTGTCAGCAGGAAAAGAGCGGCCTAAAAAGAACGTATTACTCAATAAAAGGAAATCATCTCCAGATGTATTAGAGGTAGATTTACATATTCATGAATTAATAGATTCGTATAAAAACCTGTCTAACTGGGATATGTTGCAAATTCAATTAGAGCATTTAAAAAGAAAATTGGAATTCGCTCAAAGGAGCGGTATTAAAAAGGTAGTTGTGATACATGGAGTTGGAGAAGGGGTTTTGAAGCATGAGATTAAGAAAGTTTTGTCGGGAATGACACGCTTAGAGTACTTTGACGCCTCATACAAAAAGTACGGGTTTGGTGCTACAGAAATTAATTTCAGATAAAAGGGTGCTAGTAAGTATTGCGCCTTAATTGTTGAAAATTATCCACCACAATTAACATTTCAAAGTTTATAAGTCTGGTTAAGCCAATGTTAAATGGGCTGTTGTAGTATTTAATTTTAGGAAAAACCTAAAAACTACCAAATGATGCAATTCGATTTACCAAAAGAACTATCTTCAATCATAAAGGTTATTGGAGTAGGCGGTGGAGGCAGCAACGCTGTGAACCACATGTTTAAACAAGGAATTAAAGGCGTTGACTTTATTGTTTGCAATACAGACCAACAAGCGTTAGATATGAGTCCTGTGCCGACTAAAATAGCACTAGGTGCTAGTTTAACAGAAGGTAGAGGAGCTGGCTCGCTTCCTGAAGTGGGGAAAAATTCAGCTATTGAAAATA of Bacteroidota bacterium contains these proteins:
- a CDS encoding Smr/MutS family protein, whose translation is MFSKGDKVGFLNERGGGTFVKYVSKLVALVEIDNGFEIEYEIKYLVPVKTDYSKPTVEQLYLSAGKERPKKNVLLNKRKSSPDVLEVDLHIHELIDSYKNLSNWDMLQIQLEHLKRKLEFAQRSGIKKVVVIHGVGEGVLKHEIKKVLSGMTRLEYFDASYKKYGFGATEINFR